One Pedomonas mirosovicensis genomic region harbors:
- a CDS encoding 2-dehydro-3-deoxygalactonokinase — protein MNTPAFIAGDWGTTHARLWLCAEDGDILESREAPGVSQLDGKAAVEAAFLAAVEGWDAALPAVLCGMVGSTIGWADAGYQDCPCPLEAMGGQALRFTAQGRAIAILPGLRARNSFGLPDVMRGEETQIFGAAAIGGERSFVAALPGTHNKWALVENGVVTSFHTALTGELYDAIARHTVLLGGKPAAVSPGAAFDAGVEAVRSNPAAGLESLVFSVRARQVAGNLPREDAGSYLSGLLIGADVRSAAAALDLTRKGLPLRIICSEQLATLYARALAAFGLESKPLSGAETVRAGLQAAHRALA, from the coding sequence ATGAATACACCCGCCTTCATCGCCGGTGACTGGGGCACCACTCACGCCCGGTTGTGGCTTTGCGCCGAGGATGGAGACATTCTTGAGTCCCGCGAGGCCCCCGGCGTCAGCCAGCTGGACGGCAAAGCGGCGGTCGAGGCGGCCTTCCTTGCGGCCGTGGAGGGGTGGGATGCCGCCCTGCCCGCCGTTCTGTGCGGCATGGTGGGCTCGACCATCGGCTGGGCCGATGCAGGGTATCAGGACTGCCCCTGCCCGCTTGAGGCCATGGGCGGGCAGGCGCTGCGGTTCACCGCCCAGGGACGCGCCATTGCTATCCTGCCTGGCCTGCGCGCCCGCAACAGCTTCGGCCTGCCCGATGTGATGCGCGGAGAGGAAACCCAGATCTTTGGCGCAGCCGCGATCGGCGGCGAACGCAGCTTCGTTGCTGCGCTGCCCGGCACCCACAACAAGTGGGCCTTGGTCGAGAACGGCGTCGTCACCAGCTTCCACACGGCGCTGACCGGCGAACTCTACGATGCCATCGCCCGCCACACGGTATTGCTGGGCGGCAAGCCTGCCGCCGTTTCCCCTGGCGCAGCCTTCGACGCCGGCGTGGAGGCCGTGCGGAGCAATCCGGCGGCGGGCCTGGAATCCCTGGTCTTTTCCGTGCGCGCCCGCCAGGTGGCCGGCAACCTGCCGCGGGAGGACGCGGGCAGCTACCTCAGCGGCCTGCTGATCGGCGCGGACGTCCGCAGCGCCGCGGCCGCGCTGGATCTGACGCGAAAGGGCCTGCCCCTTCGCATCATCTGCTCGGAGCAACTGGCGACGCTCTATGCCCGCGCGCTTGCCGCCTTCGGGCTGGAGAGCAAGCCCCTCTCGGGTGCAGAGACCGTGCGCGCCGGGCTGCAGGCGGCGCACCGCGCCCTCGCCTGA
- a CDS encoding response regulator → MTSHDVVKFILVDDVEENLLALEALLKREGLELLKARSGHEALELLLVHDVSLALLDVQMPGMDGFELAELMRGTERTRNIPIIFLTAVATDERRRFRGYETGAVDYLLKPLDPQILKSKANIFFELSRQRQELARQRDELRVTAQTLSTVLARLQAHSDNSPLAIVECDQDFRLVSWSDSAERLFGWGASEVIGRPMGELRWVHEDSAEAFAALAAEMRAGTQSRTKQISRAYRKDGSIIDCEWYGSALRDGLGRLTSVNWQILDVTERARAEETQRLLIGELNHRVKNTLASVQAIATQTLRHAESPEAFATAFIGRIQALARAHSLLSSAIWRGAKLAELIQNQVRLGLIDETRLAAIGPDVDFEPEMALHLALVLHELTTNAHKYGAFSTPHGRVDLTWTLETGSIRMSWVESGGPTVKPPTRHGFGTSLIERSLRAMGGQAKATYGADGAQWLFTVPLALQPDQPAGTQPSPAGTGDEGFALPGDAAGEPSGIAGKRFIVIEDEPLVALELTALLEDAGARVVGTAGTAEQAIRLIETAAPDGALLDANLHGQAVDEIASELTRRHVPFLFVSGYGREHLPRDFSHVAVVGKPFDPKGLIVAAQQLTPSLQPENSAISAEENAPKRVIRLRG, encoded by the coding sequence TTGACTTCGCATGACGTGGTCAAATTTATCTTGGTGGATGACGTTGAGGAGAACCTGCTGGCGCTGGAGGCTCTTCTCAAACGCGAAGGGCTCGAGCTGCTGAAGGCCCGGTCGGGACACGAGGCGCTGGAGTTGCTGCTGGTTCACGACGTCTCGCTGGCGCTCCTGGATGTGCAGATGCCGGGCATGGATGGCTTCGAGCTGGCCGAGCTGATGCGCGGCACGGAGCGCACCCGGAATATTCCGATTATTTTCCTGACGGCCGTCGCCACCGATGAACGCCGCCGGTTCCGGGGCTACGAGACCGGCGCGGTCGATTACCTGCTGAAGCCGCTCGACCCGCAAATCCTGAAGAGCAAGGCCAACATCTTCTTCGAACTCAGCCGCCAGCGGCAGGAACTGGCGCGCCAGCGCGACGAACTGCGCGTTACCGCCCAGACCCTCTCAACGGTGCTGGCCCGGCTTCAGGCGCACAGCGACAATTCTCCCCTCGCCATCGTCGAGTGCGACCAGGATTTCCGCCTGGTGTCATGGTCCGACAGCGCGGAGCGCCTGTTCGGGTGGGGAGCATCGGAAGTGATCGGCAGGCCCATGGGCGAGCTGCGCTGGGTGCACGAGGACAGCGCCGAGGCGTTCGCCGCACTCGCCGCCGAAATGCGCGCGGGCACGCAATCGCGCACCAAGCAGATCTCCCGTGCCTACCGCAAGGACGGCTCCATCATCGACTGCGAATGGTACGGCTCGGCATTGCGCGACGGCCTGGGCCGCCTCACCTCCGTCAACTGGCAGATCCTTGATGTGACCGAGCGCGCGCGGGCGGAAGAGACCCAACGGCTGCTGATCGGCGAACTGAACCACCGGGTGAAGAACACTCTCGCCTCCGTGCAGGCCATCGCGACGCAAACCCTGCGCCACGCGGAAAGCCCCGAGGCCTTCGCCACGGCCTTCATCGGCCGCATCCAGGCGCTGGCGCGCGCTCACTCCCTGCTCAGCAGCGCCATCTGGCGGGGCGCAAAACTGGCGGAGCTGATACAGAACCAGGTACGGCTCGGCCTCATTGACGAGACCCGCCTGGCAGCTATCGGCCCCGACGTGGATTTCGAACCAGAAATGGCCCTGCATCTGGCCCTGGTGCTGCATGAACTGACCACGAACGCCCACAAATACGGGGCCTTCTCCACCCCGCACGGCCGGGTCGACCTGACCTGGACGCTTGAGACCGGTTCCATTCGCATGAGCTGGGTGGAATCCGGTGGCCCGACCGTCAAGCCGCCTACGCGGCACGGCTTTGGCACATCGCTGATCGAGCGGAGCCTGAGGGCCATGGGCGGGCAGGCCAAGGCGACCTATGGAGCGGATGGCGCCCAGTGGCTCTTCACGGTGCCGCTTGCCCTGCAACCCGACCAGCCCGCCGGAACGCAGCCCTCTCCTGCCGGGACGGGGGATGAGGGGTTTGCCCTGCCGGGCGATGCGGCGGGCGAGCCGAGCGGCATTGCCGGCAAACGCTTCATCGTGATCGAGGATGAGCCGCTCGTGGCGCTGGAATTGACGGCTCTGCTGGAGGACGCGGGCGCCAGAGTCGTGGGCACCGCCGGCACGGCCGAACAGGCCATCAGGCTTATCGAAACCGCCGCGCCCGATGGCGCTCTGCTCGATGCCAACCTGCATGGCCAGGCGGTCGATGAAATTGCCTCGGAGTTGACCCGCCGGCATGTGCCCTTCCTGTTTGTCAGCGGCTATGGGCGGGAGCATCTGCCCCGCGACTTCAGCCACGTGGCGGTGGTCGGCAAGCCGTTCGATCCCAAGGGGCTGATTGTGGCCGCACAGCAGCTGACTCCCTCCCTCCAGCCAGAAAACAGCGCTATCAGCGCTGAGGAAAACGCCCCGAAGCGCGTCATTCGCCTGCGGGGCTGA
- a CDS encoding CheR family methyltransferase: MDAAVTMRRDPDAVDDIELDLLLEAIWRRHRYDFRGYSRASLRRRLGRAQYRFGCDSLSQLQGKLLHNPEIFSELLGFLTIQVSDMFRDPSYYRALREKVVPHLRTFPSLKVWIAGCANGEEFYSLAILFREEGLEDRTIFYATDISPAALKKAEAGIYDLDRIPQFTENHRHSGGKSSLSDYYTAAYGAAAFDKTLRSRAVFAEHSLVSDAVFAEVQLVSCRNVLIYFDRDLQDRALALFGESLVHGGFLGLGSKESLRFSRHADSFSDFARTERIYRRAMPHPARKEFSLDFA; the protein is encoded by the coding sequence ATGGATGCCGCGGTGACCATGAGGCGTGATCCGGACGCGGTTGACGATATCGAGCTGGACCTGCTGCTCGAGGCGATCTGGCGGCGGCACCGGTATGATTTTCGCGGCTACTCCCGCGCCTCGCTTCGGCGGCGTTTGGGCAGGGCGCAATATCGTTTCGGATGCGACAGCCTCTCGCAGCTGCAGGGCAAGCTGCTGCATAATCCTGAGATCTTCTCCGAGCTGCTGGGTTTTCTCACCATCCAGGTCAGCGACATGTTCCGCGACCCGTCCTACTACCGCGCCCTGCGCGAAAAGGTGGTTCCGCACCTGCGGACCTTCCCCTCGCTCAAGGTGTGGATTGCCGGGTGCGCGAACGGCGAGGAATTCTATTCGCTCGCCATTCTCTTCCGGGAAGAGGGGCTGGAGGATCGCACCATCTTCTATGCGACAGACATCAGCCCCGCCGCCCTCAAGAAGGCGGAGGCGGGCATCTATGACCTGGACCGGATTCCCCAGTTCACCGAAAATCATCGTCACTCAGGGGGAAAATCCTCGCTTTCGGACTACTATACTGCCGCATACGGCGCGGCCGCATTTGACAAGACCCTGCGCTCGCGTGCCGTCTTTGCCGAACACAGCCTGGTATCGGATGCGGTATTTGCGGAAGTACAGCTTGTTTCCTGCCGTAACGTCCTGATTTACTTCGATCGCGATTTGCAGGATCGCGCCCTTGCCCTGTTTGGGGAATCCCTGGTGCATGGTGGCTTCCTCGGTCTTGGCTCAAAGGAGAGCCTGCGCTTCTCCCGCCATGCCGACAGTTTCAGCGATTTCGCCCGCACGGAGCGCATCTATCGACGCGCAATGCCACACCCTGCTCGCAAGGAGTTCAGCCTTGACTTCGCATGA